A portion of the Babylonia areolata isolate BAREFJ2019XMU chromosome 4, ASM4173473v1, whole genome shotgun sequence genome contains these proteins:
- the LOC143281663 gene encoding uncharacterized protein LOC143281663 — protein sequence MTFPPVTVLSRRAATYIVDSRHCGQRATQSEGCHKLGRLAKIGFRPPELGVEVRTPRPGLLPRLLMQGSVLANMGWGLVSLAAITQGYGCHSNPLQVCSEAAVSCAKAHGQRGGESGLLR from the exons atgacaTTTCCGCCCGTCACAGTCCTGTCACGCAGGGCTGCTACATACATCGTGGACAGCCGTCACTGTGGGCAGagag ctacgcagtccgagggatgccacaaactcggacgtctggCGAAGATCGGCttccgtcccccagagcttggtgttgaggtccgcacccccaggccaggactgctgccgcgtcTTCTCATGCAGGGGTCAGTCTTGgcgaatatgggatggggtctggtcagcctggccgctaTCACACAGGGATATGgttgccactccaatcctcttcaggtatgctcggaggccgcagtgtcctgtgcgaaggcgcaCGGTCAAAGGGGAGGTGAATCGGGCCTGCTCCGTTAG